Below is a genomic region from Actinomadura sp. NAK00032.
CGGCGCCGCCCGCCTCGGCGGTGACGACGTCGGCGAGGCCGAGGGCCAGCGACAGCGACGTGATGAACGACTCGCCGCCCGACAGCGTGACGGGGTCGCGCTCCAGGCCCGTCCAGGCGTCGGCGACGCGCAGGCCGAGGCCGCCCGCGCCCTTGGTGCGGTCGCCCGCCGCCTTGTCGGTGGTGTGGACGAGCGCGTAGCGGCCCCCGGACATGCGCGACAGCCGCTCGTTCGCGGCGGCGACGACCTGCTCCAGGCGCGCGGCCAGCACGTACGCCGACAGCGACATGGCGTGCCGGTTCGCGGCGTGCTTGCCCGACGTCAGCCCGGCGAGGCGTTCGGCGACCTCGTGGCGCTCGGCGGCGGGGCGCCACGCGCGCACCGCCGCGCCGAGTTCCGTACGCAGCTCGGCGAGGCGGTCGCAGCGCGTGCGGGCGCGGTCGGCGGCGTTCGCGGCGGCGGTGTGCGCCGCCTCCGCCGCCGTCACCGCGGCTTCGAGCGCGGGCAGGTCGGGTGCGGGCGCGGCGGCCGCCGCGGCGAGCTCCGGATCGCCCAGCAGCGCGCGGACCTGCGCCTCCTCGTCGTCGAGGTGGCGGATCCGGTCGCGCAGGACGCCCTGGTCCTCGTCGGAGAGCGCGGCCTCCTCGACCTCGTCGGGCGTCCCGAACCCCTGCTCCGCGGCCTCCTGCCGCGCCCTCGCGCGGGCGGCGGCCAGCTCCTCGTCGGCGCGGCCGGACGCGCGCAGCGCCTCGGCGGCCTCGGCCAGCGCGGCGGCCTCGCGGCCGAGGCGGGCGATGCGCGCCTCCAGCGTCGGGTCGCCGCCGCGCGCCTCGTCCAGCTCCGCCGACAGCCGGGCCTGCTCGGCGGCCAGCTCCTTGTCCTGCGTGCGGTTCTCGGTGAGCAGGCCGGACACCTCGTCGCGCTCGGCGCGGGCCTGGTCGAGCCTCTGCTCGTCCTGGTGGAGGGCCGCCTCCAGCCGCTCGGCCTCCGCGGCGCGCGCGGCCGTCTCCCGGACGGTCCGCGCGGCCTCCTCGACCTCCCCGCTCAGCGACTCGGCCGTGGCCTCGCCGACGGTCTGGAGGAGGCCGTCGCGCTCGGTGCGCAGCGCCTCCACCCGGCGCGTGCTCTCCTCGCGGTCTTCGTGCGCGCGGTCGTCGGCGGCCTGCGCCGCGTCGATCTGCTCCTCGGTCGGGAGCACGCCGAGGGACGCGGCGGGGGCGGGATGCTCCGCCGAGCCGCAGACCAGGCACGGCTCGCCGTCCTTCAGCTCGCCGGCGAGGACCGCGGCCATCCCGTCGAGGCGCGTCTGGCGCAGGTCGAGGACCCGCTGCCGCGCGCCCTGCGCGGCGTCGACCCGGTCGCGGTGCGCGGCCTCCGCCTCGGCGAGGAGCTGCTCGACCCGGTCGCGGCGCCGGGCCGCGTCGAGCCGCTGCCGGGCGGCGTTCTCGGCGGCCTCGGCGCCGGCCAGCCCGGCGGCCGCGGCCCTGGCCGCGTCGCGCTCGGCCCGCCGCGCGGCGATGGCGCCCGGCAGGTCGGCGAGCGCCGCCTCGATCCGGGCCTCCTCGGGTTCGAGCCGGGAGAGCTCCCGCGCGGCGCCGGCCCGCTCCGCCTCGATCCGCTTGAGGCGGGCGATGTCGCGGCGGCGGCCCTCCAGCGCGGCGGCCTCGTCGCGGCGGTCGCGCTCGGCCTTGGCGAGGACGTCCTCCGGCGCCTTCGGCGGCAGCAGCGCGGCGACGCGGCCGCGGGTCTCCTCGGCCCAGCGGCGCGCGTGGACCGCTCGTTCGTGCCGGGCGCGGACGTCCCTCACGAGGGGGACGACCCGGTCGGCGCGGGCCGCCGCGTCGAGCCGGGACGCCGTCCGGGACTTCTCCTGCGCCCGGCCGGCCAGCGCGTCGCGGCGGGCGACGGCCTCGGCGTGCCGGCGGCGCCGGTCGGCGAGCGCCCGCGCGTCGTCGAGTTCTACGCGGGCCTCCCGCAGCGCCTGCGTGACGCCGGCCCGCATGTCGTCGACGGCGGCGCGGAGGTCGGCGTGCCCGCCGGCCAGCTCCGCCGCCCACGCGGGTAGCGCCTCGACCTCGGCGAACGGCTCCACGGCCGGCTCCCCGCGGCGCGGCTGCGGGACGGCGGCCCGCTCCCCGCGCGGCGGCGCGGCCCCGGTCGTCTCGGCGATCCGGTCGGCGATGGAGGCCGCGGCGGCGCCCAGCTCGGCGGCCGCGCGCCCGGTCGCGGCGCGCCGCTCGGCCAGCCACTTCTCGACCTGGGTGAACACCTCGGTGGCGAACAGCCGCTCCAGGACCCTGCGGCGCTCGTCCG
It encodes:
- a CDS encoding AAA family ATPase, producing MRLHRLEIAAFGPFSGTEAIDFDALSDAGLFLIQGRTGAGKTSILDAVCFALYGQVPGVRNNVKGLRSDHAPPGAGPRVVLEATIRGRLLRITRSPAWERPKLRGSGTTTEHAKVVLEEFERGAWTGLTTRLDEAGDLVSRLLGMNAVQFCQVVLLPQGEFAGFLRAGADERRRVLERLFATEVFTQVEKWLAERRAATGRAAAELGAAAASIADRIAETTGAAPPRGERAAVPQPRRGEPAVEPFAEVEALPAWAAELAGGHADLRAAVDDMRAGVTQALREARVELDDARALADRRRRHAEAVARRDALAGRAQEKSRTASRLDAAARADRVVPLVRDVRARHERAVHARRWAEETRGRVAALLPPKAPEDVLAKAERDRRDEAAALEGRRRDIARLKRIEAERAGAARELSRLEPEEARIEAALADLPGAIAARRAERDAARAAAAGLAGAEAAENAARQRLDAARRRDRVEQLLAEAEAAHRDRVDAAQGARQRVLDLRQTRLDGMAAVLAGELKDGEPCLVCGSAEHPAPAASLGVLPTEEQIDAAQAADDRAHEDREESTRRVEALRTERDGLLQTVGEATAESLSGEVEEAARTVRETAARAAEAERLEAALHQDEQRLDQARAERDEVSGLLTENRTQDKELAAEQARLSAELDEARGGDPTLEARIARLGREAAALAEAAEALRASGRADEELAAARARARQEAAEQGFGTPDEVEEAALSDEDQGVLRDRIRHLDDEEAQVRALLGDPELAAAAAAPAPDLPALEAAVTAAEAAHTAAANAADRARTRCDRLAELRTELGAAVRAWRPAAERHEVAERLAGLTSGKHAANRHAMSLSAYVLAARLEQVVAAANERLSRMSGGRYALVHTTDKAAGDRTKGAGGLGLRVADAWTGLERDPVTLSGGESFITSLSLALGLADVVTAEAGGAEIGTLFVDEGFGTLDEETLDEVMDVLDGLRDGGRAVGIVSHVAELRARIPAQLRVTKNRAGSTAATVV